TTAAACCAGCTTCGCCCCTATCAACAAAAAGATATTGTGGTTATCTGCCGCTCAGGTCACCGGGCAACTACCGGTGCCCAGATTCTGCAGCAAGCGGGGTTTGAAAAAATACAGGTCTTGCAAGGCGGCATGATTGCCTGGCTGGACATGAGGAAGGCAAAGAACTGATTTAAGCGAGACTGTTCAAAAAGAGATACCCGCTGCGCTTGGGCAACAGTCTTTAATGGCAATGGAAGTGTTATGTTAGCTTCTGAAATGTTACAACAACCCCTGCGAAAGTAGCGGTTGTTATTTTATTTACTGCAAGGCTGATGTTACACTCTAAATGCTAATGCTGTTGTATGCAAATATCATGAGGCACATATAATATATCAAGAAGGGAGTGAGGGTGGTGAAGCTACTTTCTATTGGTATAAATGGTGCTGTCGATGAAATACGTGAAAAACTGGTACAGGGTTGCGGATCACTGGTAGAGGAAGGATTCTCAATCGCATTTGAGGAAATGAAAAGAGGCGGTTATACTTTTTTGAGTTGTAACGTTAGTGAAGGTGAACTGTCCTTCCGTAACTATGAACGCATTAAAAATTTGTTAAAAGATGATGCTTCTCGAATTTTAGCCAACTGGATTGTAGAGCATGAGGAGCTTAATATAGTAAATAAAATTATCGAACAGAATTATCATTATTTCAATCCGGATGAACGGCAATCTGTGCGGAAAAATACTCTCGCTACCTTACATAGTGCTAATTCCTGCGACAACTTAGGTTTTAGTGCTGCTGCCCGGCATAAATTAATACTCAATAGAATAATGGAATATTTAGATAATCACCATGAACTCGTAATGGAGGGATTTGTTAATTTTCGGTTGAAAGACTATCACCAAAAGCTATCTCTTACAGTAGACCGCGTGGTTGATGATTTTATGATGGAATTAGAATATAAAGAGTTTATTCGTGTCTTACGTTATTTTGTGGATGTTCAGGAGCCTAGGGTAGAGGAAGCCCATGTAATCATCAGTGGCAACGGCAACTTCAAAATATTGGATCAAAATAGCAACGCAATAAGCAATCAGTATCTGGATAACCTGGTACTAAAATCACAAAGCACTGCTGATATTAATGAAATCAGTCAAGAAGATTTACTGATTAGTGCGCTGATCACAATTGCTCCCCATAGTATAATTATTCACAGTTCAAGTCATGCAAGGGATCAAGACATCCTTGAGACTGTCAAAAACGTATTTGACGGCAGGGTTATTCTATGCAAAGGCTGCGAGATGTGCAAAGTGGAGAGCTTGACAAAGCGATAAAATTTGGTTATAATCGCTTGTAATTGATATAATCGACAATGGTAATGATGAGGACATGACAATATACCGAGAGGCTTTACAGAGAGAGGATGTCGCAGGCTGAAAACATCTTTAGGCAAACCGCCGTATTGTTACCACCTCTAAACTGCACAACTGAACTTTAATTAAGTTGTGCCGGGACTATTCCCGTTATCAAGCATGAGAAGGCCTTTATGGCCAAAGCAGGGTGGAACCACGGGTGTATACTCTCGTCCCTTTCGGGGTGAGAGTATTTTATTTTGCTTTTGATCTATTGTCTAAAGCTAAAGGAGGAACATACATGAGCAAGGTTAAAATTGTTCTTAAGGATGGGGCTGTGAGGGAATATGAGCAAGGCACTACCCTTGGCCAGCTTGCGGAATCAATTAGCCGTGGCTTGGCCAAGGCTGCCTTAGTTGCCAAGGTTGACGGTCACGTAGTGGATTTGAATAGTAAACTTGGAACAGATGCAAATGTAGAATTTGTAACATTCGAAACCCAAGAAGGTAAAGATGCCTTCCGCCATACTGCTTCTCACATTTTGGCCCAGGCTGTCAAGCGTTTATATGGTGATGTTAAACTTGGTATTGGTCCGTCTATTGCGAACGGTTTTTATTACGACTTTGATACTTCCCACACTTTTACTCCGGAAGATTTGGTAAAAATTCAAGCAGAGATGGAGAAAATCGTAAAAGAAGATTTGCCTTTACAGCGTATGACAGCCGGCAGGGAAGAGGCAATCCGGATGTTTGGCGAAAGAGGAGAAAATTATAAGCAGGAACTGATTCAGGATTTGCCGGCAGATGTTGAGATTTCTTTATATAAACAAGGAGAATTTATAGATTTGTGTGCCGGTCCGCACGTGCCGTCCACCGGCAAAATTAAATCCATTAAGTTGCAGAGTATTGCCGGCGCTTACTGGCGTGGTGATGAAAAGCGAAAAATGCTTCAGCGCATATATGGCACAGCTTTCGAAAAGAAGGCTGACCTGGATGCTTATATTACAATGCTGGAGGAAGCGGTCAAGCGGGACCATCGTAAGCTTGGCAAGGAATTAGGGCTGTTCAGTATTGAGGAAGAAGGGCCGGGATTTCCGTTTTTCCATCCTAAAGGAATGGTCATCCGCAACGAACTTGAAACATTCTGGCGCAAGCTTCATAATCAGTATCGCTATCAGGAAATTAAGACACCGATTATTCTTAACCAAAAACTGTGGCAGCAATCCGGACACTGGGATCACTACAAGCAAAACATGTATTTTACGAAAATTGACGAAGAAGGATATGCGGTTAAACCCATGAATTGCCCGGGCGGTATATTGGTTTACCGCTCACAGCATCATAGTTATCGGGACCTTCCTTTAAGAATGTGTGAGCTTGGCTTGGTGCATCGCCACGAAATTTCCGGGGCGTTACACGGTCTCATGCGGGTACGCAGCTTTACCCAAGATGATGCTCATATTTTCATGCTTCCTTCGCAGATTAAGAGTGAAATCAAAGGTGTAATTGAGCTCTTCAATAGGGTTTATGGCGTCTTTGGTCTTTCTTATCACTGCGAATTGAGCACCAAGCCCGAAAAAGCCATGGGTTCGGATGAGATATGGGAATTAGCAACCAGTGCTTTGCAAGAGGCGTTGGAAGAACTCAATATGCCATATAAAATTAATCCGGGAGACGGTGCATTCTACGGTCCGAAGATTGATTTTCATTTACGCGACTCTATTGGACGTACGTGGCAGTGCGGCACTATCCAGCTTGACATGCTAATGCCGGAAAAATTCGACCTAACTTACATTGGCGAAGATGGGCAGAAACATCGCCCGGTTATGATTCACCGTGTGGCTTTCGGAAGCATGGAGAGGTTTATCGGCATACTGATCGAACACTATGCCGGCGCTTTCCCCGTATGGCTGGCACCGGTACAAGTTAAAATTCTTCCCATCACCGAGCGTCATGCTGTTTATGCCCGAGACCTTGAAGAATGGATGCGAGGTCAGGATATCCGCGTAGAAATTGATGACCGAAATGAAAAAATCGGTTATAAAATCCGGGAAGGACAGCTTGAAAAAGTTCCATACATGCTTGTCGTTGGCGATAAAGAGGTTGAAACCCGCAGTGTCGCTGTAAGAAAACGGGGGGAAGGCGATATAGGGACAATGCCTGTAGACAAGTTTATTAATCAAGTTTCTGGCGAAATTAAAGAAAAAATATAGAATAACGACTGTTTGTGCTTGACTTAATTTAAATCCAATGTTAATATTATGAAGTAGTAAAATACGTAATCAAGTAGAAGCCATCCGCTTCTCACCTTACAACGCATAAGCTGTTCGTGAGGTTGATATGGATTGTAGCATTCTTTTTGTGTGCTATCGGGCGGGTGGAATTTTCCACTCGCATTTTATATTGCTTTATTGACTGAAAACTATTTGGAGGTGTGCGGCAATTAGCAAAGAAAATACTAATTTGAAGATTAATGAGGAGATTCGGGCTAAAGAAGTTCGCCTAGTCAGCAGTGCCAATGAGCAACTTGGTATTATTTCTTTAAGGGACGCTTTGCGTTTAGCTGCTGAACAAAACCTTGATTTGGTTGAGGTAGCTCCCACTGCCAAACCGCCGGTATGCCGGATAATGGATTTTGGTAAATTTAGATATGAGCAGCAAAAGCGTGAAAAAGAAGTAAAGAAAAAACAAAAAGTTATTACTGTAAAAGAAGTTAAAATTCGTCCTAATATTGAAGATCATGATTTTAACGTAAAACTTAAAAATGCTCAGCGTTTTTTGGATGACGGCGACAAGGTTAAAGCTACCATCATGTTCCGGGGAAGGGAACTCTCTCATCCGGAATTAGGCAAGCAAGTTTTGGTCCGGATGGCTACCTTACTTAAAGATATTGCTACTGTTGAACGTGATCCCAAGCTTGAAGGAAAAAATATGATTATGATTCTAGCTCCTAAGCCACACAATCCGTAGCTTAGCCTATAAATTTAGAAAGGGGAGATACCCATCATGCCAAAAATCAAAACCCGCCGAAGCGCCGCTAAACGTTTTAAAGTTACCGGCACCGGCGAATTTAAACGCGCGAAAGCCTTTAAAAGTCATATTTTGGAAAAAAAAATCGCCATCACGTAAACGTAATTTGCGTAAGGCAGGTTTGGTTAGTAAGTCCGATCATGAACGTGTAACCAAAATGCTTCCTTACGCTTAATAAGCATGTTTTAGAAAAGCACGCAATCCTAACCTAATGTTAGGAGTTTGGAGAAACAGACTCTAATATTTTTAATTCATAGTGATAACAGGAGGTTACGTACATGCCAAGAGTAAAAAAAGGCGTGACTGCACATAGACGTCACAAAAAGATTCTTAAACTTGCCAAAGGATATCGCGGATCTAAGAGTACACTTTTCAAAAAGGCCAATGAAACTGTAATGAAGGCGCTGTATTACGCTCGCCGTGACCGTCGAGCCAAAAAGGGTGATTTTCGTAAGTTGTGGATTACCCGTATCAATGCTGCCGCCCGTATTAACGGTATCTCTTACAGTCAGATGATTAACGGCCTGAAAAAGGCTGGTGTTGAAGTTAATCGTAAAATGCTGGCAGACATGGCTGTAAACGATATATCGGCTTTTAGCAAACTGGCCAGCACTGCCAAAGAACAGCTGCATTAATTGTCTAATATGTCGCATTAAAAAATTGACATCCGGGTGTTAGGATAAGCTGAGGTTAAGCGACAGCGTCGAAGCGTTCCTAATACCCGGATATAATTTCAATTTTTTAATACGTTCCATATAGAGCCAGCCTGTGTCAAACTCCCGGTAATACTGCCCGGGAGTTTTTGTATTTTTTTGTATAATATTATAAATATTTGGAATCACTACTATATAATTGCAGTTATGGCGTCTGTAAAGTGAAAAATTTGACTTTTTAAATATTTGCAGCAACTATGCTAGTTAAGCAGGTTTTTTCAAGAAGGTAGCGAATACAATATAACAAAAACTTAATGCAAACTTAACATTGCTTAATCCTTGCTTAATGTTCAAAAAACTGAAAAGGAGGAATTGCCATGGCTTTGGTAACACTGAAAGAACTACTTCAGGATGCAAGAAAAAGAAAGTATGCCGTTGGGGGATATAATGTATTTAATTTTGAGACATTAGGCGCAGTAATTGAAGTAGCCGAGGAATTAAAAACCCCTTTGGTGATTGGAATTCCCGAGCGTTTGTTCAAGTTTGTGGATGTTGATACTCTGAGTGCGGCGATGGTAAGAGCGGCGCTGAAGTCGCCAATGCCTATTGCGTTGCATCTGGATCATGGTTATACTTACGAAGGAATGATGAAAGCTATTCGCTGGGGATTTACTTCCATTATGTTTGACGGATCCTCATTGTGTTTCGAAGAAAATTTAAAACGGACGAAAGATATTACACGCATAGCCCATTCTCTCGGAATTTCTGTCGAGGGTGAATTGGGCTATGTTGGTTGTTATGGAGCTACGAAAGATATTAACGAAGAAAACTTGGTGAAGCCGGAGACGGCGCTTGATTTTGTGGAAAAAACCAAGATTGATGCGCTGGCAATAGCAGTGGGTACAAACCATGGAGCCTACCATGGCAGTCCGAAATTAAACTTCTCCCGTCTGGCTGAACTTAATAATAAAGTCAGTGTGCCTTTAGTTCTGCACGGTGGATCTAAATTAAGCAAAGATGATTATCAAAACTCTATACGATCTGGCATTGCAAAGATAAACATCGCGACCGATACTTCTTTAGTTGCCGGGGAAACTCTGAAAAACGAACTTGCCCAAAACCAAACAGCTAACTATGTTCATCTAATGTCCATCGTAAAAAAAGGGGTCAAAAACTCGATACGCAAGTATATGCTGTCCTTTGACTGCATCTCCAAAGCAATGTAATGTAGATAGTTCGGGGCAATTCGATAGTTGAGATCTTAAGATCCCTGGCATTCCCAGGGATCTTTTTTATACTTCACCGCCGGCTTGTTTAATTATATTGACAGCTTCCTCCACTTTAGATTCGGGTACAAAGGTTATCACGGAAAAGGCATAACCGCCGGCCATACCGTAACCGCGTAAACTAAAACCGCTGACAGAAGGATCTGAACCCATTAAAATCCGTGATGATGCATTGTCTTCATGGGAAGTATTCATCGAAAAGAGGGTTAAACCCGTAAGAGTTTCAGCCCGATTTAAAGCATCATTACGTTCAGGGTCATAAGCAACTCCGTAGCGGCTTGTTCTTTTCAGGTTGGTATCGGTAAAGCCGGCTGCCGCCAGTAAATCGACAGCTGCCTGAGCTTTGGTACTGGACGGAAAGTAGGAAATGACCGCTTGCTCTTTTTCTTGCATAATTAATCCTCCCTTATTCCAATATTAATCTTGAGTTACCTCTTTGATATAGTTTGTCCAAATTCATATAGACTTTGCAAAATACGAGTATTATAATTGGTGATGTGAATTTATTGGAAGTGGAGTGGAAAGTATTGGGGGCAACTTGCAAAGATAGTCAACTTGCCGAATGCAGCAGAGCGGCAATTAATCCTTCGGACAACTCGTTGTTCTTGATCGCACTGAAGATATCAAAAACTGGAGGAATTTGAATGGCCGAGATCATCACCAGTTCCTCCAATAAATTAATAAAACAAGTGGCATCGCTCAAACAGAAAAAGTATCGGGATGAACTAGGAATGTTTGTAACGGAGGGCGTCCGGCTTGTAGAAGAAAGTTTATCTTCCGGTTGGCAGATTAGCCTCTGTATTTATACCCCTTCCGCGGCAAAACGAGAAAAGGTAAATGCTATGTTAGAGCGACTTGCTGCTATGAATTGCAGACTGGTCCAGGTACCGGAAGAGGTATACGGAAAAATATCAGATACGGAGCAGCCCCAAGGTATTTTAACAGTGATAAAAAAGCAGTCTTTCACCCTGCAAGAAATCGTAAAATCGGTGTATCCGCTGCTGGTAATTCTAGATGGGGTACAAGATCCCGGTAATGCGGGAACCATCATTCGTACGGCGGATGCGGCCGGTTGTACGGGAGTCGTTATGCTGAAAGGGTCTGTTGACGTATTTTGCACCAAAGCAACCCGTGCGGCCATGGGATCCCTATTTCATCTGCCTATTGTGGAAGGTATTGCTCCGGAGGAGTTGGTGCCTAAACTTCACCAAAATGGTATACTTCTATACGTTACGTCGCTGGAAGGAGCAAATATGTATTATGAGGCTAATTTCCGAATGCCGGCAGCCATTATGTTTGGCAACGAAGGTAGTGGGATTAGCCGAGAATTGCTGGACATAGCTCAAACTCGGCTAAATATTCCGCTATACGGTAAGGCAGAGTCATTAAATGTTTCAGTGGCAGCAGGAATCATTTTATATGAAGCAGTACGGCAGCGGCGTCCTTGTAATTTGACTGTCCCTATGTTATAATACCTTTAGCAATGACCTGAAATTGCCAACGTAGGCAGAGAGGGCGTGGTCTTAGATGGTGGCCGCCGAATTCTTCTGGAGAGTCTTTGAAGCTACTGGTTCCATTGCTGCATATCTGTGGTACAAAAGATTAATGACGCAATAATTATAATTGAATATTATTGTACGATGATAGAGAGAGTATGTTTGTCTGATTCCACAGGGAGGATGCCTGCCGGAGATTGAGAGCAGCGCCGAATACAGTCTAACAGAAGTTCACTCTTGAGTATCCGGACTGAAGAGCATCTTGTGTAGGTCCGGCGTTTGTTCCCCGTTAGAGGAAAGTAAGCAATAAAATAGGGTGGTACCGCGAAGTACGACTTTCGCCCCTTAGATGGGTGAAGGTCGTTTTTTATTTGTCTAATATTACTATTGGGAGGCTTATATGGAAGAGCAACTGCGTTCGTTACGGCAAACTGCACTTAAAGAGCTGTCAAAGGCAAACAATATAGACAGCGTAAATGAACTAAAAGTTAAGTACTTGGGTAAAAAGGGTTTGCTGACAGGTGTACTGAGAGGATTGGGAGCTTTAAGCCCGGAAGAAAGACCGCGGCTTGGTCAAATTGTCAACGAAGTGAGAACGGAACTGGAACATAATATTTCCACTAAACTTGAGAAATTAAAACAAGCAGAACTTGCCGACCGCTTGGCCTCGGAAAAAATCGATGTAACATTGCCGGGACGTATGGTGTCTATGGGACATCAGCATCCTTTAACTTTAACCCTGAACCGTATTAAAGAAACCTTTATGCGAATGGGATTTGATGTTGCCGAAGGGCCTGAAGTTGAAAACGATTATTATAACTTTGAGGCTCTGAATCTACCGCAGGATCATCCGGCCAGGGATATGCAGGATTCATTCTACATTACTAAGGACTTTCTCTTAAGAACACATACTTCACCGGTCCAAGTCAGAACCATGCAGGCCGTTGAACCCAATAGTCCGATTCGTATTATTGCACCCGGTACAGTATACAGGAGAGATTACGATGCGACTCACTCTCCCATGTTCCACCAGGTTGAGGGGCTGGTAATCGGTAAAGGAATTCGTTTTTCTGATTTGAAAGGCACTCTCGAATTATTTGTGCAAGAGATATTCGGTAATAAGGTAAAGGTACGTTTTAGACCGAGCTTCTTCCCATTCACCGAACCCAGCGCTGAAGTTGACATTTCTTGCGTTATGTGTGAAGGAGATGGCTGCAGGGTGTGTTCCGGTACAGGCTGGCTGGAAATACTGGGTTCCGGCATGGTCCATCCCCGCGTACTGGCAATGAGCAATTACAACCCTTCAATAGTAAGCGGCTTTGCCTTTGGCATGGGTATCGAACGTATTGCTATGCTGGTTTATGGCATTGATGATTTGAGGTTGTTTTTCGATAATGATATACGGTTTTTACGACAATTCTAGAAGATGAGAAAAGGAGAAACGTTATGCGCGCATCGATAAAATGGCTTAAAGACTATGTAGACATAAACGAAACTCCCGAAAAGCTTGCCGATATGCTGACTATGGCAGGTATCCCGGTGGCCGGTATTGAGTATCTGGGGCAAAATATTGAGGGAGTTGTAACCGGAAAAATTGTTGATATTGCACCCCATCCAGATGCCGACAAATTATCAGTTTGCAGAGTAGATAGCGGCTCCGAAGTGTTAACTATCGTCACTGGCGCAACCAATATTCGCAAAGAGGATATAGTGCCGGTAGCAACCGTAGGGGCGAAACTGCCAAACGGCATGACTATACAGCCGGCAAAACTGCGGGGGATGATGTCTTGCGGCATGTTATGTTCAACCGACGAACTCAACATTGACAGTAAGATTGTCCCACCCGAAGCCCGCAACGGAATTTACATTTTAGCGGCTGAAACTCCTGTTGGCGTGGATGTCAGGACTGCTCTCGGACTTGATGATGTGGTATTAGAATTTGAACTGACCGCCAATCGCGCAGACTGTTTTAGTATTTTAGGACTTGCCAGGGAAATTGCTGTTTTGACTGGCAGTAATATAAAAAAGCCTATGCTCAGCTTGCGTGAATCAGCGCCGGATAAAGTGAATGGTTTGGCTGATATTCATATTGATGACCCGTCTCTGTGCGCCAGGTTTGCCGCCCGTATCTTTAGGGAAGTAAAAATAGGCCCTTCGCCTGTTTGGATTCAGCAGCGCATTCAGGCAGCCGGTATGAGACCCATTAATAATGTTGTTGACGTAACAAATTTTGTCATGCTTGAATTGGGGCAACCGCTTCATGCTTATGATTACGACTTATTATCCTGTCACAGCATTATCGTGCGAAATCCAAATCCGGGAGAAAAAATTACTACATTAGACGGAGTGAAAAGAGAGCTTGAGCCGGATATGCTGGTAATAGCGGATGCGGTTCAGCCGGTAGGCATAGCCGGAGTTATGGGGGGACTGGCAACTGAGGTTACAAAAAATACTCATACGGTACTCTTGGAAGCCGCATCTTTTAAAGGGACCAGTATTCGGCGCACCTCCCGCGCCTTAAGTCTCAGATCAGAAGCTTCCGGCAGATTTGAGCGGGGGGTGGATACTGCGAATGTAATAAGAGCTTTGGACCGGGCGGCCAAACTTCTGGAAGATATGGGGGCATGCAAAGTTTGCCAGGGAATTCTGGACGTATACCCTGGGGTTCAGCTTCCTAAACAGATTACATTTTCTGCGCAAGAGATAAATGCCTATTTGGGTACCGATATTCCTAAAAAAACCATGTTGGACATTTTCAAACGCTTAGAGTTCGAAGTTGATGTTCAAGGAGATTGTATTACCGTCACGGTCCCTACGTGGCGGGGAGATGTAACAGTTGCGGCTGACATTAGTGAAGAAATTGCCAGAATTTACGGTTACGATAATGTGCCTTCCACAACACCGGTGGGAAGCATGGCCAAAGGCAGCCAAAGCTATACCCAAACTATTATTGACACAGTTAAGGGTTTATTAGCGGGTATAGGATTTTCGGAGACGATGTCTTTAAGTTTTTCTCACCCTCAGGTTTTGGATAAATTAAACGTGCCTGCCGACAGCCGCTTACGCCGGACGATTGAAGTTCTTAACCCGATAACTGAAGATTTTCCAGTTCTCAGAACTACTCTTTTGGGTGGTATGATGGAAACAATCGCCAGAAACTTATCCAGGAAAAATGATGACTTAAAACTATATGAAGTAGGCACCGTATATTTGCCGGCTAGGCTTCCGCTAAGTGATTTTCCTTCCGAACCGGTAATGCTCTGCGGCGCGTTAACGGGAAGACGTCATGAGTTATTATGGAACCAATCAAAAGAGTCTGTTGATTTTTACGATGCTAAGGGAGCTGTTGAATGTATTCTGGAAGGTTTGGGTATTTCCGGATATCAGGTTTCCAGTGCTGAACATGTGTCGCTGCATCCGGGGAAAACTGCCCAATTTATCGTTGATGGCAATGTAATCGGCTATGCAGGGGAAATCCATCCTTCCGTTCTTGATGCTTTTGACATTAACCGCAAAGTATACTTGTTTGAGGTAAATGTTGAGGCATTGGAAAAGCACGCCAGCCTTATTAGTGAGTATCAGTCTCTGCCTAAATATCCGGCGATTACGCGGGATTTAGCCATAGTATTGCCTGACAATGTCCAGGCGGGACAGGTGGAACAAGCGATAATCAGCAGTGCCGGACCGCTCTTAACCGGCGTGCAATTGTTTGATGTTTATTGCGGCAAACAAGTGCCGGAAGGTTTCCGTAGCTTGGCATTTTCATTAACTTTCCGTTCAAATGACAGAACGTTAACAGATGAAGAAATTGATACCCTTCATAAACAAATTGTTATTCACATAGAGAATACTTTTGCAGCCAAACTAAGAGTATAGCAAAACACTGTTTACCATGCATGACGGGCAAGTATGCCCGTCTCAGGCTGTTGAAAAACTTCGCCTAGCGTCGTTGCTCCTCAGAGCCCTTGCTTGCGTACCCCCGAAGTACGCGGCGCGGCGGGCTCTTCCGGTGCGCCTAGCTATGCTCGCTTTTGAACAGCCTGGGGTTTGTCGGCAAGCTGTGACGGGCAAGTATGCCCGTCTTTTTCTCTAAATTAGGCAGGAAATGTATTTCCTGGGTCGAAAAATACATAATAGGTTGGTAAGAGATATAAGGTCAGGTGAAACGATGGCTGAGAAGACAAATAGAGTTACGGTTGAAATATTTGGCGAAAACTATGCGCTTAAGGGCAATGTAGAACCGGAACAGGTTGTACAATTAGCGGCAATACTAGATAAACGCATGAAGAAAATAGCCAGATCTAATCCTAAATTACCACCAATCAAAGTCGCTGTATTAGCAGCTTTGCATATTGTCGATGAATACTTGAAACTTGAAGAAGATTACATTGCACTTATTGACGAGATGAAAAAATAGCAGTATCATTTTGTTTGAGAACATGATGAATTACGGTATAACACTCCTGACAGTATGTAATAATAACATCAGGAAAGGAGTGGTATCGTGTTGGAAATTGGGGCTGTTGGGCAGGTATTCCTACGGTTAGTTATATTGTTCGTTGCTGCGTTGTTTGTTGTTAGGATAATGGGAAACCGCACAGTCGGCCAACTTTCCCCATTTGATTTTGTAATCATGGTAGGAATAGGCGATATTATTGTAGCAGGCGCTATGGACCGGAACCCCACTTTAATTGCGGGGGCAGAGGGTCTGCTTGCTCTATTGGTTCTTCAGCAGGTAATTGCATATTTGGCCTTAAAAAATACCACCCTCAGAAAATGGTTTGAAGGTATCCCTATAACTCTGGTGAAAGATGGAAAAATATTAAAAGATAATTTTAATAAAACTCAGTTTAATTTTGATGATTTGCGTCAGGAACTTCATAAAAAGGGCTTGGATTTTACTGATTTAAAAGATATACAGCTTGCACGTCTTGAAAGTTGCGGCGAATTCAGTTTGATCAGGACTCCCGAAACTGAACCGCTAACAAAGCGGGATTTTGAGAACTATATTAAAAGTATATATGAGAATCCCCTTAGTCTAACTGGCGAAAAGTGGGCGAAGTTTGAAAGCTTTATGAACGACGTTGATTATCTGGCAACATATATCAAACAGTTGAATCAAAATCTTCCTTCTCAATCAGACAATCAAGTTATCAAAAATATAAACAATTAAAAAATAGGAAAGACCTGCATTAACAAGGAGGAAGGGCATGCCCTTCTTCTTTTACTGTATCGACGGTCATGCAGTTGACATCTTGGGGATTGAGGAAAGGGTGCACTGGCTTTGGTTTGGCATTTAGAAAGGGTGAATCATTTGTGA
This window of the Methylomusa anaerophila genome carries:
- a CDS encoding YqzL family protein; protein product: MVAAEFFWRVFEATGSIAAYLWYKRLMTQ
- the pheS gene encoding phenylalanine--tRNA ligase subunit alpha, with amino-acid sequence MEEQLRSLRQTALKELSKANNIDSVNELKVKYLGKKGLLTGVLRGLGALSPEERPRLGQIVNEVRTELEHNISTKLEKLKQAELADRLASEKIDVTLPGRMVSMGHQHPLTLTLNRIKETFMRMGFDVAEGPEVENDYYNFEALNLPQDHPARDMQDSFYITKDFLLRTHTSPVQVRTMQAVEPNSPIRIIAPGTVYRRDYDATHSPMFHQVEGLVIGKGIRFSDLKGTLELFVQEIFGNKVKVRFRPSFFPFTEPSAEVDISCVMCEGDGCRVCSGTGWLEILGSGMVHPRVLAMSNYNPSIVSGFAFGMGIERIAMLVYGIDDLRLFFDNDIRFLRQF
- a CDS encoding TrmH family RNA methyltransferase yields the protein MAEIITSSSNKLIKQVASLKQKKYRDELGMFVTEGVRLVEESLSSGWQISLCIYTPSAAKREKVNAMLERLAAMNCRLVQVPEEVYGKISDTEQPQGILTVIKKQSFTLQEIVKSVYPLLVILDGVQDPGNAGTIIRTADAAGCTGVVMLKGSVDVFCTKATRAAMGSLFHLPIVEGIAPEELVPKLHQNGILLYVTSLEGANMYYEANFRMPAAIMFGNEGSGISRELLDIAQTRLNIPLYGKAESLNVSVAAGIILYEAVRQRRPCNLTVPML
- the rplT gene encoding 50S ribosomal protein L20, with product MPRVKKGVTAHRRHKKILKLAKGYRGSKSTLFKKANETVMKALYYARRDRRAKKGDFRKLWITRINAAARINGISYSQMINGLKKAGVEVNRKMLADMAVNDISAFSKLASTAKEQLH
- the thrS gene encoding threonine--tRNA ligase, with the translated sequence MSKVKIVLKDGAVREYEQGTTLGQLAESISRGLAKAALVAKVDGHVVDLNSKLGTDANVEFVTFETQEGKDAFRHTASHILAQAVKRLYGDVKLGIGPSIANGFYYDFDTSHTFTPEDLVKIQAEMEKIVKEDLPLQRMTAGREEAIRMFGERGENYKQELIQDLPADVEISLYKQGEFIDLCAGPHVPSTGKIKSIKLQSIAGAYWRGDEKRKMLQRIYGTAFEKKADLDAYITMLEEAVKRDHRKLGKELGLFSIEEEGPGFPFFHPKGMVIRNELETFWRKLHNQYRYQEIKTPIILNQKLWQQSGHWDHYKQNMYFTKIDEEGYAVKPMNCPGGILVYRSQHHSYRDLPLRMCELGLVHRHEISGALHGLMRVRSFTQDDAHIFMLPSQIKSEIKGVIELFNRVYGVFGLSYHCELSTKPEKAMGSDEIWELATSALQEALEELNMPYKINPGDGAFYGPKIDFHLRDSIGRTWQCGTIQLDMLMPEKFDLTYIGEDGQKHRPVMIHRVAFGSMERFIGILIEHYAGAFPVWLAPVQVKILPITERHAVYARDLEEWMRGQDIRVEIDDRNEKIGYKIREGQLEKVPYMLVVGDKEVETRSVAVRKRGEGDIGTMPVDKFINQVSGEIKEKI
- the ytxC gene encoding putative sporulation protein YtxC, with the protein product MVKLLSIGINGAVDEIREKLVQGCGSLVEEGFSIAFEEMKRGGYTFLSCNVSEGELSFRNYERIKNLLKDDASRILANWIVEHEELNIVNKIIEQNYHYFNPDERQSVRKNTLATLHSANSCDNLGFSAAARHKLILNRIMEYLDNHHELVMEGFVNFRLKDYHQKLSLTVDRVVDDFMMELEYKEFIRVLRYFVDVQEPRVEEAHVIISGNGNFKILDQNSNAISNQYLDNLVLKSQSTADINEISQEDLLISALITIAPHSIIIHSSSHARDQDILETVKNVFDGRVILCKGCEMCKVESLTKR
- a CDS encoding class II fructose-bisphosphate aldolase; amino-acid sequence: MALVTLKELLQDARKRKYAVGGYNVFNFETLGAVIEVAEELKTPLVIGIPERLFKFVDVDTLSAAMVRAALKSPMPIALHLDHGYTYEGMMKAIRWGFTSIMFDGSSLCFEENLKRTKDITRIAHSLGISVEGELGYVGCYGATKDINEENLVKPETALDFVEKTKIDALAIAVGTNHGAYHGSPKLNFSRLAELNNKVSVPLVLHGGSKLSKDDYQNSIRSGIAKINIATDTSLVAGETLKNELAQNQTANYVHLMSIVKKGVKNSIRKYMLSFDCISKAM
- the infC gene encoding translation initiation factor IF-3, which gives rise to MKINEEIRAKEVRLVSSANEQLGIISLRDALRLAAEQNLDLVEVAPTAKPPVCRIMDFGKFRYEQQKREKEVKKKQKVITVKEVKIRPNIEDHDFNVKLKNAQRFLDDGDKVKATIMFRGRELSHPELGKQVLVRMATLLKDIATVERDPKLEGKNMIMILAPKPHNP